GAGGTTCCGGTATGAAGTTCAAAATCGAAACCAAAAAACTTAATCACAAACACAAAATGAAAAATTTATTTAAATTCGCTTTCGTAGCTTTCGCCCTTACTGCTTTCACAGCTTGTAACTCAGAAGAGGCTGCTACCACTGAAGGTGAAGTAATCGAGACAGAAGAAGTTGTTACAGACGAAGAAGTTATCACAGACGAGCCTGTAGTAGAAGAAGACACTACTGCTGTTCTGACTGACTCTGCCACTGTAGTTGAGTAGTTATAACAGAACTGCAGCGGTTTGCTTATAGTTCTAAACACATGGAGCGGCCCCGCGCAACAGCGCGGGGCCGCTCCGTTTATATATGGCTTAATTTACTGATGACAAAAACTCTGTGTAACGATATATAAGACATTCGCCAGCTCAAGGCAAAACGAGGCCTCTCGGCCTGAGAGCACCAAAGCCAGCTATAGAAATTTAAGGGATTGAGCCCAGTGGGATGTACAGCAACCAAGAGCATATAGCAAAACAATTTTACAGTTCGCGCTATATAACAGCAAAAGGCTGGCAATAGCTGCCAGCCTTTTGATTTCAGCCACGCTTTACGCGTTTCCGGCGCTCCATCTCCTTTTTGATAAGGTTGAACTCGCGGCTGCTTTGCCCGGCGATGGCCGTGTTCTCGTTGGCGCGGCGCAGCAGGTACGGCATCACGGCCTCCACCGGGCCGTATGGCACATACTTCGCCACGTTGTATCCAGCCTTGGCGAGGTTGTAGCTCAGGTTGTCGCTCATGCCATATAGCTGCGAAAAGTAGACGCGCCTGTCGTTGGGAGCGATGTTATACGCCGCCATCAGGTCCATCAGCAGGTAGGAGCTTTGCTCGTTATGGGTGCCGGCACAGAAGTATATATGGCCGATATGCGCCACGCAGAAGCGCAGGGCCTCGTCGAACAGACTGTCAGTGGCCTCCTTGGTGGGATTGATGGGGTCGGGGTAGCCCATGGCCTGCGCGCGTTTGCGCTCTTTCTCCATATAAGCGCCCCGCACCAGCTTGGCTCCCAGGTAATAGCCCTCCTGCACTGCCGTGGTGTAGTCGCGCTGAATCACCTCCAAGCGGTCGTGGCGGTACAGCTGATAGGTGTTGTACACAATCGCCCGTGCTTTGTTATAGCGGGCCATCATCTCATAGGCCAGGTTGTCGATGCTTTCCTGTATCCAGCTTTCCTCGGCATCTATAAACACCGGCACGCTGGCTTCGTGGCAGCGCTGGCAGATGGCGTTCACGCGGTCGCGGCCCCGCTCAAAAGCAGCCCGTTCGGCGGCAGTGAGTTCCTGCCGGGCCTGCACTTTCTCCAGCAGGTTTATACCTATCAGGCCTGTCACTTTAAACACCGAGAAGGGGATGCGGGCATGGTCGCGGGCCTTCTCCACAGTGCGCAGCAGCTCGTCGCGGGTGGCGTCGAAGCTTTTCTCGTCGCCCTCGCCCTCCACCGAGTAATCGAGGATGGTGCCGATGTGATACTTGCTCAATTCCCGGATGACCCGCTCCGACTCCTCAATCGTCTCGCCGCCGCAGAAGTGGTCGAAGACCGTTTGCTTGATGATGAATTTGACGGGCAGGTACAGGTCCAGGGCCGTGTTCAGCAGGTTTCCGCCTACCTTTACGAGTGTATTGCTGTTCATCATCTTAAACAGCAGGTACATCTTGTATAATGCTGCGTCTGATTTCGATTCAAACGCTATGGCTGTGTCGTCGAACGACACTTTGGTACCGATATTCATGTAAGTCTAATTAGCGCCGCAAAGATAGCGGTTCGGGCCTTGTTAACGACCATCTTTGAGGCGGGTTGTCGGACAAAAACCATGCTGATTTATACTGCTTTCGGCTTCAGTGTGAGGTTGGTTCCAATCGCCGGTTTAATTTGCCAGGTTCTTATTTTTTGAGCTTTGGCGTTGAGAAAGTGACAAGCCGCCTCCGTATATAATTTTTTATTTTTTATAAATCCGCCACCTGTTACAAGTCTTTTCTGG
This window of the Pontibacter russatus genome carries:
- a CDS encoding proline dehydrogenase family protein, coding for MNIGTKVSFDDTAIAFESKSDAALYKMYLLFKMMNSNTLVKVGGNLLNTALDLYLPVKFIIKQTVFDHFCGGETIEESERVIRELSKYHIGTILDYSVEGEGDEKSFDATRDELLRTVEKARDHARIPFSVFKVTGLIGINLLEKVQARQELTAAERAAFERGRDRVNAICQRCHEASVPVFIDAEESWIQESIDNLAYEMMARYNKARAIVYNTYQLYRHDRLEVIQRDYTTAVQEGYYLGAKLVRGAYMEKERKRAQAMGYPDPINPTKEATDSLFDEALRFCVAHIGHIYFCAGTHNEQSSYLLMDLMAAYNIAPNDRRVYFSQLYGMSDNLSYNLAKAGYNVAKYVPYGPVEAVMPYLLRRANENTAIAGQSSREFNLIKKEMERRKRVKRG